A single genomic interval of Selenobaculum gibii harbors:
- a CDS encoding TM1266 family iron-only hydrogenase system putative regulator, whose translation MKRFGVIGIVLENPNETAYDVNQIISQYSYLIIGRIGVPKHEEKIGLIALIIEGTTDEVGAFTGKLGNLSGVTVKSALTKKQHFKEGLSND comes from the coding sequence ATGAAAAGATTTGGAGTCATAGGAATCGTACTTGAAAACCCTAACGAAACTGCATATGATGTCAATCAAATTATTAGCCAATACAGCTATTTAATTATTGGCCGGATAGGGGTTCCAAAACACGAAGAAAAAATAGGCTTAATCGCTCTCATCATTGAGGGAACTACCGATGAAGTAGGTGCCTTTACTGGGAAACTAGGAAATCTCTCCGGTGTCACAGTCAAGTCTGCCCTCACCAAGAAACAACATTTCAAGGAGGGATTATCAAATGATTGA
- the ilvD gene encoding dihydroxy-acid dehydratase produces the protein MKSDAVKKGSTRSAHRSLFYAMGYGPEDLNKPLIGVVNSFNEIIPGHIHLRTIAEAVKLGVAAAGGTPIEFPAIGVCDGIAMGHEGMKYSLASRELIADSIEAVAKAHAFDGLVLIPNCDKVVPGMIMAAARLNIPCIVVSGGPMLAGRYQGKDASVSNAFEAAGKFEAGKMSEDELADLEKSVCPGCGSCAGLFTANTMNSLTEALGLGLPGNGTIPAAYFGQRRMLAKKAGETILHLVKEDIKPKDILTKKAFENAIAVDMGIGGSSNTVLHLTAIAHEAGIDLPLSLFDEISAKTPYITKLSPGGTHHMQDLNEAGGINAVLKELSKRNIIHLDALTVTGTMEERIKYAEIVRQDVIKTVEAPYRNKGGIAILQGNLAPDCAVVKESAVTEDMLVYQGTAKCFDSEEAAIDAIVGGKIKDGDVVVIRYEGPQGGPGMREMLNPTAVITGMGLKVALITDGRFSGATRGACIGHVSPEAMVGGPIALIQDGDKIDIDIPNRKLNLIVSDEVMAKRKAAWVQPPRKITKGYLSRYARLAGSASIGAVLE, from the coding sequence ATGAAAAGTGATGCAGTAAAAAAAGGGTCAACACGGTCGGCGCACCGGTCGTTATTCTATGCAATGGGATATGGTCCGGAAGATCTAAATAAACCATTAATTGGTGTAGTGAATTCTTTTAATGAAATTATTCCTGGACATATTCATTTGAGAACAATTGCTGAAGCGGTGAAACTTGGTGTTGCAGCAGCAGGCGGAACACCGATAGAATTTCCGGCGATAGGTGTTTGCGATGGGATTGCAATGGGACATGAAGGGATGAAATATTCTTTGGCAAGTCGTGAGTTAATTGCTGATTCAATAGAGGCTGTAGCAAAAGCACATGCATTTGATGGTTTAGTATTGATTCCGAACTGCGATAAAGTTGTACCAGGAATGATTATGGCAGCAGCTAGACTTAATATTCCTTGTATAGTTGTTAGTGGTGGTCCAATGTTAGCCGGACGTTATCAAGGAAAAGATGCAAGTGTAAGCAATGCGTTTGAAGCGGCAGGGAAATTTGAAGCTGGAAAAATGAGTGAAGATGAACTTGCTGATTTAGAAAAAAGTGTTTGTCCCGGATGTGGATCTTGTGCTGGATTATTTACAGCAAATACAATGAACTCATTAACTGAAGCACTTGGGTTAGGGCTTCCTGGCAATGGAACAATTCCAGCGGCATATTTTGGACAACGTAGAATGCTTGCGAAAAAAGCTGGAGAAACAATTCTTCATTTAGTAAAAGAAGATATAAAACCTAAAGATATATTAACAAAAAAAGCATTTGAAAATGCCATTGCAGTTGATATGGGGATTGGTGGCTCTTCCAATACGGTACTTCATCTAACAGCGATTGCACATGAAGCGGGAATAGATCTTCCATTATCTTTATTTGATGAAATCAGCGCTAAAACACCTTATATTACTAAATTAAGTCCTGGTGGAACGCATCATATGCAGGATTTGAATGAGGCAGGTGGAATTAATGCTGTTTTAAAAGAGTTATCAAAACGCAATATTATTCATTTAGATGCACTTACAGTTACGGGAACAATGGAAGAAAGAATAAAATATGCAGAAATTGTTCGTCAAGATGTCATTAAAACAGTAGAAGCACCGTATCGTAATAAAGGTGGTATTGCAATTTTACAAGGGAATCTTGCACCGGATTGTGCTGTAGTAAAAGAAAGTGCTGTTACAGAAGATATGTTAGTGTATCAAGGAACTGCAAAATGTTTTGATTCGGAAGAAGCGGCAATTGATGCAATTGTCGGTGGGAAAATTAAAGACGGAGATGTCGTTGTAATTCGTTATGAAGGACCACAAGGTGGCCCAGGGATGAGAGAAATGCTAAATCCAACTGCTGTAATTACAGGAATGGGATTGAAGGTTGCCTTGATTACAGATGGTCGCTTTAGTGGTGCTACACGTGGTGCCTGCATAGGGCACGTATCTCCAGAAGCGATGGTTGGTGGACCAATTGCGCTTATACAAGATGGAGATAAAATAGATATTGATATTCCAAATCGCAAATTAAATTTAATAGTTAGTGATGAGGTCATGGCAAAACGTAAAGCAGCTTGGGTACAACCTCCACGTAAAATTACAAAAGGCTATTTATCACGTTATGCACGTCTTGCAGGTTCTGCTAGCATTGGTGCAGTTTTAGAATAG
- a CDS encoding phosphohexomutase domain-containing protein, producing the protein MREIWSDLQNGTDIRGIAIEAPGKTVNLTSEKAKYIAIGFVHWISKTSKKEIGQLKIAVGMDSRLSGPEIKAAFIEGVKSQGCTIYDCHMATTPAMFMSTVMDAYQCDGSVMITASHLPYYYNGLKFFTKDGGCEKEDIKAILELASKTEVGEKTEKAVVKSVNLIGDYANLLVNIIRKGVNSKTNYDRPLTGCKIIVDAGNGAGGFFAAQVLEKLGANTEGSQFLDPDGNFPNHVPNPENNEAIESIKKAVLDTKADLGIIFDTDVDRAAVVSSDGVEVNKNALIALISSIILEEHPKSTIVTDSVTSIGLAEFIDSLGGIHHRFKRGYKNVINESKRLNQEGIASYLAIETSGHAALKENYFLDDGAYLIAKILIKMALLNEAGKSIQSLITKLKTPVESLDFRIGIKKTEFKPYGFMVLDELATFVTKVEGWSLVPNNYEGVRVNVGENCGDGWFLLRMSLHEPVLALNVESDVAGGIQMIVNKLSEFLEQYKELDIDSINKIG; encoded by the coding sequence ATGAGAGAAATATGGTCAGATTTACAAAATGGTACAGATATTCGTGGGATTGCAATTGAAGCACCAGGAAAAACAGTGAATTTAACGTCAGAAAAGGCAAAATATATCGCAATAGGTTTTGTGCATTGGATAAGCAAAACAAGCAAAAAAGAAATTGGTCAATTGAAGATTGCAGTAGGTATGGATTCAAGATTATCAGGTCCGGAAATTAAAGCTGCATTTATTGAAGGTGTAAAGAGTCAAGGATGTACAATTTATGATTGTCATATGGCAACAACACCTGCAATGTTTATGAGTACAGTTATGGATGCATATCAATGTGATGGTTCAGTTATGATTACAGCAAGTCATTTGCCATATTATTACAATGGATTAAAGTTTTTCACAAAAGATGGTGGCTGTGAAAAAGAAGATATTAAAGCAATTCTTGAATTGGCTTCAAAAACAGAAGTTGGTGAAAAAACTGAGAAGGCTGTAGTAAAAAGTGTGAATTTAATTGGTGATTATGCAAATTTACTTGTGAATATTATTCGGAAAGGTGTAAATTCTAAAACCAATTATGATCGGCCTTTAACTGGATGTAAAATTATTGTAGATGCAGGGAATGGTGCCGGAGGATTTTTTGCGGCTCAAGTTTTAGAAAAGCTAGGGGCAAACACAGAAGGAAGTCAATTTTTAGATCCTGATGGGAATTTTCCAAACCACGTACCAAATCCAGAGAATAATGAAGCTATTGAATCAATCAAAAAAGCGGTATTAGATACTAAAGCTGATTTAGGGATTATTTTTGATACGGATGTAGATAGGGCAGCAGTAGTAAGTTCTGATGGTGTAGAAGTTAATAAAAATGCTCTTATAGCGCTTATTTCCTCTATTATATTAGAAGAACATCCAAAATCTACAATTGTTACAGATTCGGTTACTTCTATTGGTTTAGCTGAGTTTATTGATAGTTTAGGCGGCATACATCATCGCTTTAAACGCGGTTACAAAAATGTTATTAATGAATCAAAAAGATTGAATCAAGAAGGGATTGCATCTTATTTAGCGATTGAAACCTCTGGACATGCAGCGTTAAAAGAAAATTATTTTCTAGATGATGGTGCTTATTTAATTGCAAAAATTTTAATTAAAATGGCATTATTAAATGAAGCAGGCAAATCTATTCAAAGTCTAATTACGAAACTAAAAACTCCGGTCGAAAGTTTGGATTTTAGAATTGGTATCAAAAAGACAGAGTTTAAACCTTATGGATTTATGGTTCTAGATGAATTAGCTACTTTTGTTACAAAGGTAGAAGGATGGAGTTTAGTACCCAATAATTATGAAGGTGTAAGAGTTAATGTAGGTGAAAATTGTGGTGATGGTTGGTTCTTGCTTCGTATGTCATTGCATGAACCTGTACTGGCGTTAAATGTAGAATCTGACGTAGCTGGGGGTATTCAAATGATAGTTAACAAATTAAGTGAATTTTTAGAGCAATATAAAGAACTGGATATAGATTCGATTAATAAAATAGGTTAG
- the trmL gene encoding tRNA (uridine(34)/cytosine(34)/5-carboxymethylaminomethyluridine(34)-2'-O)-methyltransferase TrmL has protein sequence MHIVLIEPEIPGNTGNIARLCAATGCELHLVKPLGFSVDDKYLKRAGLDYWNLVKIHYHENFAEVQGKYPEATFYYNTTKAKKAYSEISFQVNDFLVFGKETAGIPEDILKANWENCIRIPMIHDARSLNLSNSVAIVAYEALKQCGFKELC, from the coding sequence ATGCATATTGTACTAATTGAACCAGAAATACCAGGAAATACGGGGAATATTGCAAGGTTATGTGCAGCTACAGGATGTGAGCTTCACTTGGTCAAACCACTTGGATTTTCTGTAGACGACAAATATCTAAAAAGAGCAGGATTAGACTATTGGAATTTGGTGAAAATTCATTATCATGAAAATTTCGCTGAAGTGCAGGGAAAATATCCTGAAGCAACGTTTTATTACAATACAACAAAGGCAAAAAAAGCATATAGTGAAATAAGTTTTCAAGTGAATGATTTTTTAGTTTTTGGCAAGGAAACAGCAGGAATTCCTGAAGATATTTTAAAGGCAAATTGGGAAAACTGTATTCGAATACCGATGATTCATGATGCAAGATCACTTAATCTTTCTAATTCAGTGGCAATTGTTGCATATGAGGCATTAAAACAATGTGGCTTCAAAGAATTATGTTAA